From the genome of Leptolyngbyaceae cyanobacterium, one region includes:
- a CDS encoding methyltransferase domain-containing protein has protein sequence MSIASIDKNPFGQFLLKSLFQFLIGEDKLRFYESIDWQQESDRVLQPHLTYPHYYISQNFHGIEGGYLNPIAAITYDTVTTYACPPNETWIRQQLINAINCQPTSILDLGCGTGSTTLMLKQAFEKANAIGLDLSPYMLIVAERKAQQAGLDIKWQHGLAEATGFPTESFDLVTVSMLFHEAPTNISQLILQECFRLIKPGGQLIVLDGNQKRLRSTGWLIALFREPYSKVYAAESVDDWMKAAGFAMVQTKYVGWINQITSGIKPIV, from the coding sequence GTGTCTATAGCGTCAATCGATAAGAATCCCTTCGGGCAGTTTTTACTCAAGTCATTGTTTCAATTTCTGATTGGTGAAGATAAACTGCGTTTTTACGAATCGATCGATTGGCAACAAGAAAGCGATCGCGTTTTACAACCACATCTAACTTACCCTCACTATTATATCAGCCAAAATTTTCACGGCATTGAAGGGGGTTACCTAAATCCGATCGCCGCTATCACCTACGATACAGTAACTACGTATGCTTGTCCACCTAATGAAACTTGGATTCGCCAACAATTAATTAATGCGATTAATTGTCAACCAACTAGCATACTCGATCTTGGTTGCGGTACTGGTTCTACTACTTTAATGTTAAAGCAAGCGTTTGAAAAAGCAAATGCGATCGGATTAGATTTATCTCCTTATATGTTGATTGTGGCAGAACGTAAAGCCCAGCAAGCAGGGTTAGATATCAAGTGGCAACATGGATTAGCAGAAGCAACAGGATTTCCAACAGAATCTTTTGATTTGGTAACAGTTTCTATGTTATTCCATGAAGCACCAACCAACATTTCTCAGTTAATATTGCAAGAGTGTTTTCGGTTAATTAAACCGGGTGGGCAATTGATCGTTTTAGATGGTAATCAAAAAAGATTGCGATCGACGGGATGGTTGATCGCACTTTTCCGAGAACCTTATTCAAAAGTTTATGCAGCGGAGAGTGTGGATGATTGGATGAAAGCGGCTGGCTTTGCAATGGTGCAAACAAAATATGTTGGTTGGATTAATCAGATAACTAGCGGTATCAAGCCGATTGTTTAG
- a CDS encoding NAD-dependent epimerase/dehydratase family protein produces the protein MDILILGGTQFLGRHFVEITLNRGDRVTLFNRGETNSNLYPDVEKLVGDRIKGDLTALQGRKWDIAIDTAGYFPNLAQLVRDTAELLHDSVKFYVFISTISVYPEFQTNGDETLSVYSVDKAFPDEMNADTYGMHKVLAESVVNEAYNQNSLIVRPGLIVGPYDNIGRFTYWIRRIAEGGEILAPEKPELPVQYIDARDLVEWIYQMALNQKGGVYNAVGPDYLLTLGNFLETCRKVTDSNANFTWIPGEFLEAKGIEHWQELPLWLPPSMQNTFPCLSNRKALENGLRFRPLAETVRDIWQWDKAEQLEYPYFLSRDKERAILQDVQR, from the coding sequence ATGGATATTCTGATTTTAGGCGGTACGCAATTTTTAGGCCGACATTTTGTAGAAATTACGCTAAATCGCGGGGATCGGGTAACTTTATTCAATCGAGGCGAAACCAATAGTAATTTGTATCCCGATGTAGAAAAATTAGTAGGCGATCGCATCAAAGGTGACTTGACGGCTTTGCAAGGAAGAAAGTGGGATATTGCGATCGATACGGCAGGCTATTTTCCCAATCTAGCTCAACTCGTGCGAGATACGGCAGAACTATTGCACGATTCAGTAAAATTCTACGTTTTCATTTCTACTATTAGCGTTTATCCTGAATTTCAAACCAATGGCGATGAAACATTATCCGTTTATTCTGTCGATAAAGCCTTTCCCGATGAGATGAATGCCGATACTTATGGGATGCACAAAGTACTGGCAGAATCAGTAGTGAATGAAGCCTACAATCAGAACAGTTTAATCGTGCGACCCGGCTTAATTGTTGGCCCCTATGACAATATAGGACGCTTCACTTATTGGATAAGAAGGATAGCTGAAGGCGGCGAAATTTTAGCACCCGAAAAACCTGAATTACCAGTTCAATATATAGACGCACGAGATTTAGTGGAATGGATTTATCAAATGGCATTAAATCAGAAAGGAGGAGTGTATAATGCAGTAGGGCCAGACTATTTATTGACTTTAGGTAATTTCTTAGAAACTTGTCGGAAAGTAACTGATAGTAATGCCAATTTTACTTGGATTCCCGGAGAATTTTTAGAAGCAAAAGGCATCGAACATTGGCAAGAATTACCTTTATGGCTACCGCCATCAATGCAAAATACGTTCCCTTGTTTAAGTAACCGAAAAGCACTAGAAAATGGCTTGCGATTTCGTCCGTTAGCCGAAACAGTTCGCGATATTTGGCAATGGGATAAAGCCGAACAGCTAGAATATCCTTATTTTTTATCGCGAGATAAGGAAAGAGCAATTCTTCAAGATGTACAGAGGTAA
- a CDS encoding rhomboid family intramembrane serine protease: MSREDTKAIFSELKTQAIILGGIVAFMWVVEIIDIFFLRGSLNYYGIIPHRIIGLRGILFAPFLHGNFFHLAANTIPFVTFGWLIMLRETSDFFIVSAITALVSGLGTWITGSPNSVHIGASGIIFGYLGFLLLRGYFERSATSIFLSLFVGFSYGSMIWGVLPTQMGISWQGHLFGFIGGAIAARLLSRPR, translated from the coding sequence ATGAGTAGAGAAGACACCAAAGCTATCTTTAGCGAACTAAAAACCCAAGCCATTATCTTAGGTGGCATAGTCGCTTTTATGTGGGTTGTGGAAATTATCGATATTTTCTTCTTAAGAGGATCGCTAAATTATTACGGCATAATTCCCCATCGCATCATCGGATTGCGGGGTATTTTGTTTGCGCCTTTTTTACACGGGAATTTCTTTCACTTAGCCGCAAATACCATTCCTTTTGTTACTTTTGGCTGGTTGATCATGTTGCGAGAAACCAGCGATTTTTTTATTGTTAGCGCCATCACCGCATTAGTTAGCGGTTTGGGTACGTGGATAACTGGTTCGCCAAATTCCGTGCATATTGGCGCAAGCGGCATCATATTTGGCTATCTAGGTTTTCTGCTACTGCGGGGCTACTTTGAACGCAGCGCTACATCTATTTTCTTATCCTTATTCGTCGGCTTTTCTTACGGCAGCATGATTTGGGGAGTTTTGCCAACTCAAATGGGTATATCTTGGCAGGGACATTTATTTGGATTTATCGGCGGTGCGATCGCAGCACGTTTGCTTTCTCGACCGAGATAA
- the truB gene encoding tRNA pseudouridine(55) synthase TruB — MQGFLNLNKPFGITSHDCVSKVRRLLRLKRVGHGGTLDPAATGVLPIALGKATRLLQFLREDKAYQATIRLGVTTTTDDLEGEIITSQPVSELNFEEIKNALKLFEGKIQQVPPNYSAIQVQGKRLYDLARAGEKIEVSARPVEVYQIEILDWRSGDFPELDVSIACGPGTYIRAIARDLGATLRTGGTLAKLIRTASCGFDLSDSFTFEQLETQLEQLIFNPISPPDALSHLAPVTLSPELALKWCQGQRIPLSSLASSPSTEEKLRVHHQDGCFLGIGKINESDTGVNLTPQMVFN; from the coding sequence GTGCAAGGTTTTCTTAACTTAAATAAACCATTTGGAATTACCTCTCATGATTGTGTATCGAAAGTTAGGCGTCTGTTGCGCCTGAAACGGGTGGGACATGGCGGCACTTTAGACCCGGCTGCTACTGGTGTTTTACCCATTGCTTTGGGGAAAGCAACTAGATTATTGCAATTTCTGAGAGAAGATAAGGCATATCAAGCAACTATTCGGTTAGGTGTAACTACTACTACCGATGATTTAGAAGGAGAAATTATCACTTCCCAACCTGTTAGTGAATTGAATTTTGAGGAAATCAAAAATGCACTGAAATTATTTGAAGGAAAAATTCAGCAAGTACCGCCTAATTACAGTGCAATTCAAGTACAAGGCAAACGTCTGTACGATTTAGCACGGGCGGGAGAAAAGATTGAAGTTTCAGCCAGACCTGTGGAGGTTTATCAAATAGAAATATTAGATTGGCGTTCGGGAGATTTTCCGGAATTAGATGTATCTATAGCGTGTGGCCCTGGTACTTATATTAGAGCGATCGCGCGAGATTTAGGCGCAACTTTACGAACTGGCGGAACGCTTGCCAAACTGATTCGCACCGCTAGCTGCGGGTTCGATTTATCAGATAGTTTCACTTTTGAACAATTGGAAACACAGCTAGAACAACTCATATTTAATCCCATTTCTCCCCCAGATGCTTTAAGTCATTTAGCCCCCGTTACCTTATCACCAGAACTTGCACTAAAGTGGTGTCAAGGTCAGCGCATACCTTTATCTTCTCTCGCTTCTTCTCCTTCCACAGAGGAAAAATTACGAGTTCATCACCAGGACGGATGCTTTTTAGGGATTGGTAAGATAAATGAATCAGATACAGGAGTGAATTTAACTCCTCAAATGGTGTTTAACTGA